In a single window of the Amycolatopsis sp. cg5 genome:
- a CDS encoding acetoacetate decarboxylase family protein, protein MTYPPEPWNLAGQAYLSIWRVPADRLPGLPGGVKPVLLGGRAQVFTAWVDYQPPGQLSYHELLSTVAVHGPRVSSSITDIWVDSEISLAGGRELWGIPKDLATLGFTHGKTFTASAAIEDGWIATAAFTPRLGLPLAAPAAFDVVQTLKGDLKRSPVRAKARPHLASADWSINPDGPLGYLSGHRPALSLHVRDFSLRFGG, encoded by the coding sequence ATGACGTACCCGCCGGAACCCTGGAACCTCGCGGGCCAGGCCTACCTGTCGATCTGGCGGGTGCCCGCCGACCGGCTGCCGGGGCTGCCCGGCGGCGTCAAGCCGGTGCTGCTCGGCGGGCGCGCCCAGGTGTTCACCGCGTGGGTCGACTACCAGCCGCCTGGCCAGCTGTCCTATCACGAGCTGCTGTCCACGGTCGCCGTGCACGGGCCCAGGGTGTCCAGCTCGATCACCGACATCTGGGTCGACAGCGAGATCTCGCTCGCCGGCGGGCGCGAGCTGTGGGGCATCCCGAAGGATCTCGCCACGCTCGGCTTCACCCACGGCAAGACGTTCACCGCCTCGGCGGCCATCGAAGACGGCTGGATCGCGACCGCCGCCTTCACCCCGCGGCTCGGGCTGCCCCTCGCCGCGCCCGCCGCGTTCGATGTCGTGCAAACCCTCAAGGGCGACTTGAAGCGGAGTCCGGTCCGGGCGAAGGCACGCCCCCATCTGGCGTCGGCGGACTGGTCGATCAACCCGGACGGGCCACTGGGCTACTTATCCGGTCACCGACCGGCACTGAGCCTCCACGTTCGGGATTTCTCGCTGCGTTTCGGCGGCTGA
- a CDS encoding ribonucleoside-diphosphate reductase subunit alpha, translating into MSVETNQRPPSSPDSAPASVRVIRRDGSVSPFDANKISVAMTKAFLAVEGGDAAVSSRIHHVVSELTEQVESTLLRHAGPETALHIEQIQDIVELALMRGEHHKVARAYVLYRDERAKARQSATPVPSDVAISVKGVDGKLRPLDWARVSHVVGEAVAGLDDVNAEAVLAEAKRNLYDGISADELALAQIMAARVLVEQEPNYSYVSARLLADKLRSEALSYLAGAPRLASQDEMETLYAPYFRDYLRRAVELELVDAELLSFDLDKITEAIKPDRDLDFGFLGLQTLYDRYFQHHNGVRFELPQAFFMRVAMGLAVREDDRESRAIEFYELLSSFHFMASTPTLFNSGTTRPQLSSCFLTTVDDDLDSIFQAYKNNALLAKYSGGLGNDWTPVRGLGAHIKGTNGQSQGVVPFLKIANDTAVAVNQGGKRKGAACAYLETWHVDIEEFLDLRKNTGDDRRRTHDMNTANWVPDEFLRRVEADAQWTLFSPNETPDLHDLYGNAFSERYREYEAAADRGEMKVFRRVRAVELWRRMLTMLFETGHPWITFKDPCNLRSPQQHTGVVHSSNLCTEITLNTSADEVAVCNLGSVNLLKHVTSEGLDTARLEKTVRTAVRMLDNVIDINFYTIPEARRSNLRHRPIGLGLMGFQDALFELGLPLSSDAAVQFADQSMEHISYYAISASTDLAEERGQYQTFEGSLWSRGILPIDSLQLLIDARQGDSLDVDTSSTLDWAPLRERVKTVGMRNSNVMAIAPTATISNICGVGQSIEPLFQNLFVKSNMSGDFTVVNPHLVRSLKERGLWDEVMVSDLKYFDGSLGQIDRVPDDLKALYATAFEVESRWLVDAGSRRQKWIDQAQSLNLYIAAPSGRKLDELYRYAWHKGLKTTYYLRAQSATHVEKSTLRGTDGKLNAVSATPAAPAPAAAPPAVVPVAPAVKAEPQELPAVSDVDFVATEGAACRIDDPDCEACQ; encoded by the coding sequence ATGTCAGTGGAAACGAACCAGCGGCCACCTTCTTCACCGGACTCCGCGCCCGCCTCGGTACGGGTCATCCGGCGTGACGGCAGCGTGTCACCCTTCGACGCGAACAAGATCTCCGTGGCCATGACGAAGGCGTTCCTCGCGGTCGAGGGCGGCGACGCCGCCGTGTCCTCCCGTATCCACCACGTCGTGTCCGAGCTGACCGAGCAGGTCGAGTCCACCCTGCTGCGCCACGCGGGCCCCGAGACCGCGCTGCACATCGAGCAGATCCAGGACATCGTCGAGCTGGCGCTGATGCGCGGCGAGCACCACAAGGTCGCCCGCGCCTATGTCCTCTACCGCGACGAGCGCGCCAAGGCCCGCCAGTCCGCCACCCCGGTCCCGTCCGACGTCGCGATCAGCGTCAAGGGCGTCGACGGCAAGCTCCGCCCGCTCGACTGGGCGCGCGTGTCCCACGTCGTGGGCGAGGCCGTCGCCGGGCTCGACGACGTCAACGCCGAGGCCGTGCTCGCCGAGGCCAAGCGCAACCTCTACGACGGCATCTCCGCCGACGAGCTCGCGCTCGCGCAGATCATGGCCGCCCGCGTGCTGGTCGAGCAGGAGCCGAACTACTCCTACGTCAGCGCCCGCCTCCTCGCCGACAAGCTGCGCTCAGAGGCACTGTCCTACCTCGCCGGCGCGCCGCGCCTGGCCAGCCAGGACGAGATGGAGACGCTGTACGCGCCGTACTTCCGCGACTACCTGCGCCGTGCCGTCGAGCTGGAGCTGGTCGACGCCGAGCTGCTGAGCTTCGACCTCGACAAGATCACCGAGGCCATCAAGCCCGACCGCGACCTCGACTTCGGCTTCCTCGGCCTGCAGACCCTGTACGACCGGTACTTCCAGCACCACAACGGTGTCCGGTTCGAGCTGCCGCAGGCGTTCTTCATGCGCGTCGCCATGGGCCTGGCCGTCCGCGAGGACGACAGGGAATCTCGTGCCATTGAGTTTTATGAGCTGCTGTCGAGCTTCCACTTCATGGCTTCGACGCCGACGCTGTTCAACTCGGGCACCACGCGCCCGCAGCTGTCGTCCTGCTTCCTGACCACCGTGGACGACGACCTGGACTCGATCTTCCAGGCGTACAAGAACAACGCGCTGCTCGCCAAGTACTCCGGCGGCCTCGGCAACGACTGGACCCCGGTCCGCGGCCTCGGCGCGCACATCAAGGGCACCAACGGCCAGTCGCAGGGCGTCGTGCCGTTCCTCAAGATCGCCAACGACACCGCGGTCGCGGTGAACCAGGGCGGCAAGCGCAAGGGCGCGGCGTGCGCGTACCTCGAGACCTGGCACGTGGACATCGAGGAGTTCCTCGACCTGCGCAAGAACACCGGTGACGACCGCCGCCGCACCCACGACATGAACACCGCGAACTGGGTGCCCGACGAGTTCCTCCGCCGTGTCGAGGCCGACGCCCAGTGGACCCTGTTCTCGCCGAACGAGACCCCCGACCTGCACGACCTCTACGGCAACGCGTTCTCCGAGCGCTACCGCGAGTACGAGGCCGCCGCCGACCGCGGCGAGATGAAGGTCTTCCGCCGCGTCCGCGCGGTGGAACTGTGGCGCCGCATGCTGACCATGCTGTTCGAGACCGGCCACCCGTGGATCACCTTCAAGGACCCGTGCAACCTGCGCTCGCCGCAGCAGCACACCGGTGTCGTGCACTCGTCCAACCTGTGCACCGAGATCACGCTGAACACCAGCGCCGACGAGGTCGCGGTCTGCAACCTGGGCTCGGTCAACCTGCTCAAGCACGTCACGTCCGAGGGCCTCGACACCGCGCGCCTCGAGAAGACCGTGCGCACCGCGGTCCGGATGCTCGACAACGTCATCGACATCAACTTCTACACGATCCCGGAGGCGCGCCGGTCCAACCTGCGCCACCGCCCGATCGGCCTGGGCCTGATGGGCTTCCAGGACGCGCTGTTCGAGCTCGGCCTGCCGCTGTCGTCCGACGCGGCCGTGCAGTTCGCCGACCAGAGCATGGAGCACATCTCCTACTACGCGATCTCGGCGTCGACCGACCTCGCCGAGGAGCGCGGCCAGTACCAGACCTTCGAGGGTTCGCTGTGGAGCCGCGGCATCCTGCCGATCGACTCGCTGCAGCTGCTCATCGACGCCCGCCAGGGTGACTCGCTCGACGTCGACACCTCGTCCACTTTGGACTGGGCGCCGCTGCGCGAGCGCGTCAAGACCGTCGGCATGCGCAACTCCAACGTGATGGCGATCGCGCCGACCGCGACGATCTCCAACATCTGCGGTGTCGGCCAGTCGATCGAGCCGCTGTTCCAGAACCTGTTCGTCAAGTCGAACATGTCCGGCGACTTCACCGTCGTCAACCCGCACCTGGTCCGCAGCCTGAAGGAGCGCGGGCTGTGGGACGAGGTCATGGTCTCCGACCTGAAGTACTTCGACGGCAGCCTCGGCCAGATCGACCGCGTGCCGGACGACCTGAAGGCCTTGTACGCCACCGCTTTCGAGGTCGAGAGCCGCTGGCTGGTCGACGCGGGCTCGCGTCGCCAGAAGTGGATCGACCAGGCGCAGTCGCTCAACCTCTACATCGCGGCGCCGAGCGGCCGCAAGCTCGACGAGCTGTACCGCTACGCGTGGCACAAGGGTCTCAAGACGACCTACTACCTGCGTGCCCAGTCGGCCACGCACGTCGAGAAGTCGACCCTGCGCGGCACCGACGGCAAGCTGAACGCCGTCTCGGCCACCCCGGCGGCCCCGGCTCCCGCCGCCGCACCGCCCGCGGTCGTCCCGGTCGCACCCGCCGTCAAGGCTGAGCCGCAGGAGCTGCCCGCGGTGTCCGATGTGGACTTCGTCGCCACCGAAGGCGCCGCCTGCCGCATCGACGACCCCGACTGCGAAGCCTGCCAGTAA
- a CDS encoding enoyl-CoA hydratase-related protein has product MADFAEITYAVDERVATITLNRPEARNGYTIRMSDELGAAMDRADRDEDVRVVVLTGNGKDFCVGADLSQGGFDFDPAHGPDPEWQEPAGRCAKRVYTMNKPVIAALRGAAVGGGLTITLPCDYRLASTDSKFGLVFTRRGIYPEGASAWFLPRLVGMGTALDWMISGRVFGADEALKKGLVHSVHEPDEVLDKAYELAREIIATTSPVSVAVTRQLLYRMASAETPFPVHALDSKLIGGLGTSPDAIEGVLSFLQKRPPEFGMRVDKDLPPYLPWLSE; this is encoded by the coding sequence ATGGCCGACTTTGCCGAGATCACCTACGCGGTCGACGAGCGCGTCGCGACGATCACGCTGAACCGCCCCGAAGCCCGCAACGGCTACACGATCCGGATGTCCGACGAGCTCGGCGCCGCGATGGACCGCGCCGATCGCGACGAGGACGTGCGGGTCGTCGTGCTGACCGGCAACGGCAAGGACTTCTGCGTCGGCGCCGATCTCAGCCAGGGCGGCTTCGACTTCGACCCGGCGCACGGGCCGGATCCCGAGTGGCAGGAACCGGCCGGGCGCTGCGCCAAGCGCGTCTACACGATGAACAAGCCGGTCATCGCCGCGCTGCGGGGCGCGGCGGTCGGCGGCGGCCTCACCATCACGCTCCCCTGCGACTACCGGCTGGCCTCGACGGACTCGAAGTTCGGCCTCGTGTTCACCCGTCGCGGGATCTACCCCGAGGGCGCGTCCGCGTGGTTCCTTCCCCGGCTCGTCGGGATGGGCACGGCACTCGACTGGATGATCAGCGGCCGTGTCTTCGGCGCCGACGAAGCGCTTAAGAAGGGCCTCGTGCACAGCGTCCACGAACCTGACGAGGTGCTTGACAAGGCTTACGAGCTGGCACGCGAGATCATCGCGACCACGTCGCCGGTGTCAGTCGCTGTCACCCGACAGCTGCTCTACCGCATGGCAAGCGCCGAGACCCCGTTCCCGGTGCACGCGCTCGACTCGAAGCTCATCGGCGGCCTCGGCACGAGCCCGGACGCGATCGAGGGTGTCCTGTCGTTCCTGCAGAAGCGCCCGCCCGAGTTCGGGATGCGCGTCGACAAGGATCTGCCACCCTATTTGCCGTGGCTGAGCGAATGA
- the metE gene encoding 5-methyltetrahydropteroyltriglutamate--homocysteine S-methyltransferase, translating to MTTRIGTTVLGYPRIGPDRELKRAVEAYWAGRIDEAALRETAAKLRADTWRELRAAGLDTIPSNTFSFYDQMLDTTVLFGALPKRFTELGLSPLDTYFAAARGVQEAPALEMTKWFDTNYHYLVPELGPDTCFALSGTKPLDEYREADGETRPVLVGPLTYLLLSKPTVEGFDPLQLLDQLLVAYTELFAQLHQAGVQWVQLDEPAFAGDRTDRELQLLSYAYRVLGDLDQRPKLLVAGYFGKLGKALGRLARSPIDALAVDLVTDPSEVDAVAAEGALKDKEVVAGVVDGRNIWRVDVDAALSKAATLLGTAGNLGVSTSCSLLHVPYDVSSEDLGRVNEWLAFARQKVDEVVLIGRALREDVDLTKTREATKSRSTAKDLVDDRVRARLQALRPEHTTRPPYAQRAAAQQKTLRLPALPSTTIGSFPQTTEVRKARAAHRAGKLGDDGYRAAMHAEIDKVVRLQEDLGLDVLVHGEPERNDMVQYFAEQLDGFAATEFGWVQSYGSRCVRPPILYGDVSRPKPMTVEWAKYAQALTGKPVKGMLTGPTTILAWSFVRDDQPLGDTARQVALAIRDEVHDLESAGIRIIQVDEPALRELLPLRAAEHEAYFAWAVDAFRLATSGISDSTQIHTHMCYSEFGEVLPAIDALDADVTSIEATRSKMEVLADLSSAGFGRGVGPGVYDIHSPRVPTIDEVTGLLRTAIGAVPAERIWVNPDCGLKTRGYAEVEPALRNLVAAAHHVRAELS from the coding sequence GTGACCACACGCATCGGCACGACCGTGCTGGGCTATCCCCGGATCGGTCCCGATCGGGAGCTGAAGAGGGCCGTCGAGGCCTACTGGGCGGGCCGGATCGACGAGGCCGCCCTGCGAGAAACCGCCGCGAAGCTGCGCGCGGACACCTGGCGCGAGCTGCGGGCCGCCGGGCTGGACACGATCCCGTCCAACACCTTCTCGTTCTACGACCAGATGCTCGACACGACCGTGTTGTTCGGCGCGCTGCCGAAGCGGTTCACCGAGCTGGGGCTTTCGCCGCTGGACACCTACTTCGCGGCCGCGCGCGGGGTTCAGGAGGCGCCCGCGCTGGAGATGACGAAGTGGTTCGACACCAACTACCACTACCTCGTCCCCGAACTGGGGCCGGACACGTGTTTCGCGCTCAGTGGCACCAAGCCGCTCGACGAGTACCGCGAGGCCGACGGGGAGACCCGGCCGGTGCTGGTCGGCCCGCTCACCTATCTGCTGCTGTCGAAGCCGACGGTGGAGGGTTTCGATCCGCTGCAGCTACTGGACCAGCTGCTCGTCGCCTACACCGAGCTGTTCGCGCAGCTGCACCAGGCCGGTGTGCAGTGGGTCCAGCTCGACGAGCCCGCCTTCGCGGGTGATCGCACCGACCGTGAGCTGCAGCTGCTGTCGTATGCCTACCGGGTGCTCGGCGATCTCGACCAGCGGCCGAAGCTGCTGGTCGCGGGGTACTTCGGCAAGCTGGGCAAGGCGCTCGGGCGGCTGGCGCGCTCGCCGATCGACGCGCTGGCCGTCGATCTGGTCACCGATCCGTCCGAAGTGGACGCTGTCGCGGCCGAAGGCGCGCTCAAGGACAAGGAAGTCGTCGCGGGTGTCGTCGACGGGCGCAACATCTGGCGCGTCGACGTCGATGCCGCGCTGAGCAAGGCCGCGACGCTGCTCGGGACCGCCGGGAACCTGGGCGTATCGACTTCGTGCTCGCTGTTGCACGTCCCCTACGACGTCAGCAGCGAGGACCTCGGGCGGGTGAACGAATGGCTGGCGTTCGCGCGGCAGAAGGTCGACGAGGTTGTCCTGATCGGGCGTGCGCTGCGGGAAGACGTCGACCTCACCAAGACCCGCGAGGCGACCAAAAGCCGTTCCACGGCAAAGGATCTGGTCGACGACCGGGTCCGCGCGCGGCTGCAGGCGCTCCGGCCGGAGCACACGACGAGGCCGCCGTACGCCCAGCGTGCGGCCGCTCAGCAGAAGACTTTGCGCCTGCCCGCGCTGCCGTCCACGACCATCGGCTCCTTCCCCCAGACCACCGAGGTCCGCAAGGCGCGCGCCGCGCACCGCGCCGGCAAGCTCGGCGATGACGGCTACCGCGCGGCCATGCACGCCGAGATCGACAAGGTGGTGCGGCTGCAGGAAGATCTCGGCCTCGACGTGCTCGTGCACGGGGAGCCCGAGCGCAACGACATGGTCCAGTACTTCGCCGAGCAGCTCGACGGGTTCGCCGCGACGGAGTTCGGCTGGGTGCAGTCCTACGGCTCGCGCTGCGTGCGGCCGCCGATCCTCTACGGCGACGTCTCGCGGCCGAAGCCGATGACCGTCGAGTGGGCGAAGTACGCACAGGCGCTGACCGGGAAGCCGGTGAAGGGCATGCTCACCGGCCCGACCACGATCCTCGCGTGGTCGTTCGTCCGCGACGACCAGCCGCTGGGCGACACCGCGCGCCAGGTCGCGCTGGCCATCCGCGACGAGGTGCACGACCTGGAGTCGGCGGGCATCCGCATCATCCAGGTCGACGAGCCCGCGTTGCGTGAGCTGCTTCCGCTGCGGGCGGCCGAGCACGAGGCGTACTTCGCGTGGGCGGTGGACGCGTTCCGGCTGGCCACGTCCGGCATCTCGGACTCGACGCAGATCCACACGCACATGTGCTACTCGGAGTTCGGTGAGGTGCTGCCCGCGATCGACGCCCTCGACGCCGACGTGACCAGCATCGAGGCCACCCGCTCGAAGATGGAGGTGCTCGCCGACCTGAGCTCGGCCGGCTTCGGCCGCGGTGTCGGGCCGGGTGTCTACGACATCCACTCGCCGCGCGTCCCGACCATCGACGAGGTGACGGGCCTCCTGCGCACCGCGATCGGCGCGGTCCCGGCCGAGCGGATCTGGGTGAACCCCGACTGCGGCCTCAAGACCCGCGGCTACGCGGAGGTCGAGCCCGCGCTGCGCAACCTGGTCGCGGCCGCGCACCACGTCAGGGCCGAGCTGAGCTGA
- a CDS encoding ribonucleotide-diphosphate reductase subunit beta — MTTMDPQLADATGLGEIEVGAARINVDDKRMINARADVNQLLPMKYTWAWEKYLAGCNNHWMPTEVAMQADIALWKSKDGLTDDERQMLKRNLGFFATAESLVANNIVLAVYRQITNPECRQYLLRQAFEEAVHTHTFQYICESLGLVEGELFNMYREVPSISAKDAWALKHTQNLENPDFETGTPEADQAFLRDLVAFYVIFEGMWFYTGFAQILSLGRRNKMIGIAEQYQYILRDESIHLNFGIDCINQIKIENPHLWTPEFQAEIRDMLTEACQLEVAYARDTMPRGMLGLSADLCEQYMHFITDRRAQQIGLAPIFGQEENPFPWMSEAMDLKKEKNFFETRVIEYQSGGALDWD; from the coding sequence ATGACCACAATGGACCCCCAGCTCGCCGACGCGACGGGCCTCGGCGAGATCGAGGTCGGCGCCGCCCGCATCAACGTCGACGACAAGCGCATGATCAACGCCCGCGCCGACGTCAACCAGCTGCTGCCGATGAAGTACACCTGGGCCTGGGAGAAGTACCTCGCCGGCTGCAACAACCACTGGATGCCGACCGAGGTCGCCATGCAGGCCGACATCGCGCTCTGGAAGTCCAAGGACGGCCTGACCGACGACGAGCGCCAGATGCTCAAGCGCAACCTGGGCTTCTTCGCAACCGCGGAGTCCTTGGTGGCCAACAACATCGTGCTCGCGGTCTACCGCCAGATCACCAACCCCGAGTGCCGCCAGTACCTGCTGCGCCAGGCGTTCGAGGAGGCCGTGCACACGCACACCTTCCAGTACATCTGCGAGAGCCTCGGCCTGGTCGAGGGCGAGCTGTTCAACATGTACCGCGAGGTCCCGTCGATCTCCGCCAAGGACGCCTGGGCGCTCAAGCACACCCAGAACCTGGAGAACCCGGACTTCGAGACCGGCACCCCCGAGGCCGACCAGGCCTTCCTCCGTGACCTCGTCGCGTTCTACGTGATCTTCGAGGGCATGTGGTTCTACACCGGCTTCGCCCAGATCCTTTCGCTCGGCCGCCGCAACAAGATGATCGGCATCGCCGAGCAGTACCAGTACATCCTGCGCGACGAGTCGATCCACCTGAACTTCGGCATCGACTGCATCAACCAGATCAAGATCGAGAACCCGCACCTGTGGACCCCGGAGTTCCAGGCCGAGATCCGCGACATGCTCACCGAGGCCTGCCAGCTCGAGGTCGCCTACGCCCGCGACACCATGCCCCGCGGCATGCTCGGCCTGTCCGCCGACCTGTGCGAGCAGTACATGCACTTCATCACCGACCGCCGCGCGCAGCAGATCGGCCTCGCCCCCATCTTCGGTCAGGAGGAGAACCCGTTCCCCTGGATGTCCGAGGCGATGGACCTGAAGAAGGAGAAGAACTTCTTCGAGACCCGCGTCATCGAATACCAGTCGGGCGGCGCCCTCGACTGGGACTGA